In Pirellula sp. SH-Sr6A, the DNA window GTCGGGCTACTTCTCGATGACATGATGCTTGCCATTCGGGAAAGCGGCATTACCAGCGCCCTGATCAATGCAGGGGGGGACATCATCGTTAGCGATCCGCCCCCCAATCGCGAGGGCTGGAGCATTTCCGTCGCGGGTCTCCAATGGGGCGATGCTCCGCTGTTGAACGTCGAATTGCGAAACGGGGCGATCACGTCGTCAGGCGATCTGAACCAGTTCGCGATGATCGACGGGGTGCGATATGGGCACATCATCGATCCACGAAGTGGTCGGCCGGTTTCGCAACGCAGAAGCGTCACCGTCATCGCGGATCAGGCGATCGATGCGGATGCCGGCGCCACCGCTTTGGCCGCACTAGGACATGAGGAGAGCTTTCGCCTGTCTGAAAGAATGCCGATCCGGGAAGTCTACTATCTATGGCTTCCCGAAAACGAAACGAATCCTCATTTCCGAACTTGGGTGTATCCGTCTGTTAACGCGCCAACTCGCTGATCTTCGCTTTAGCAAACGATTGCCATTTCGAATCGCCAGTCGACTTGTCGAACGCGTTGCGGTGCAAGATCACGCGATACGCAAACGAGATGCTCTCTCCCGATTCGAGATGGTATCCGCCCACTTTGTCGCTGGCTGGTGGGTTATCGATTTTCGGAAAGTCCTTCACACCGAACGGGTTGTGAGCGAAAAGTCCATAGGTGCGAACGTGCCAACGTCCCTCGCTGCGATAGCTATCAGGGTGGATTAGGATTGCGATGCCGTAGGTCTTGTCATCATCGCGAAGCGTTTTCCCAGAGTAATCAACCCATTTAGCAGGGAATCCCCACGTCGCTCCATCCACACGGCCTTCGCTACTAAGGATATGTCCTCCTCGCTTGTCCGCTCGCATCGGCTCAGGAACACGAATCGCAAACATTCCCTCCTTGGTATCTCCAAAGTGCAAATCCATCTTCGCATGGAGCTGATAGAAGCAATCGATGATCCGTTCCTCGCCGTTGCCTCGAATCACGTATGTCGACTCGCAACTCGCGAGCGTGGGAACGGAATCGGAACACCCTCCCTGCAATTCCGTTGAAACAGAACTGACTTCCTTCGAGCCACCTTTCCAGAGGTGGTTCGAGCGAATAACGATTCGATCGCTATGAGCCTGAATCTCAGGATCGCCCACTTGGCAGACGGTTCCTTTTCCTTTTCCTTCGGCCCAGAGATCAAATTCGTTGATTTCTCCAAAGGTCATCCACAAGGAGCGATGGTGAGGATGGTCGTGCTCTTCATCCTTCGAATCCGGTACCATCGGGTATTCGCGCGAGAACCGCTTCGCGTCGGGTCCGATCAAGGGCCATAGAATTGGCTTCGATCCAGATCGAAAGTGATAACTGGTAACCAGGCTGCCCTGGTCGAGAACATCCACGCGCCCCGCCTTTTTCTCGATCGTATAACGCTCCTGTCCTCGGGCATGGAAGCCGACAAGACTCAACAGGGAAAACGCTAGGGCCATCAGGAGAGGAATGGAACGCGGAGATGAACGTCGAAGCAGCATGAATCTGTTCCCGGGTAGGAGGACTTGGGGAGAGGCAAAGAAGGCATTCGAGCGGAGCTTCATCGTACCTGCGGAGAGTTGACGGAACAACATGGGGGGTATGGTGACCGGCGAACGCTCCAAGGCAAAAAGAAAGGGCTGGAAAATCCAGCCCTTGCAAAACGGTTTTTGGAGACGGAACCCGAAGGTTCGATTCTCGCGCTAGCGACCGCCGAAGTACTTCTTCAACGTTTCGGAGGCGGCATCCTTGGTGTTCTTGGTTGCAGGGCCAGAGTTCATCTTGGGGAGCTTGATGGGCTCGCGTTTCTCGAACTTTCGAGGCTTCGCGTCTTCTTCATCAGACTTTTCTTCGACCTCTTCTAGCTTGCTCGCTTCTACCCGAGTCGTGTCTTCCATCGTGAACTGACGAGTGTCCTGCTCGGTTGGCACGGTGGGGACATTGCGATCGACTTGGTCGGCCTCCAAAAGCCAGGAACTGATGTCGAAACTCTCCTTGGAATCGAAGCCAGTCTGTTCGGTCATTCGCTCGGCTGCCTGCTTGACATTGGCAACCTCCGACTGCTTGGAATTGGCGATTCCGACTTCGATGCTCACCTCGAACTCAAGCTGTCCACAACGGATTTTATCTCCCGTTTTGAGGATCTTTGCTTTATCCGGGGAAAGCTGCTTGTCGTTGACGAAGGTCCCGTTGCGACTGCGAAGATCGACCAGCAACAGGCGCCCGTCTTTCTGGACGAACGCACAATGCTTACGGCTGATCGACTCGCTCTTCGGTCGAAGCTGGCAAGATTCGCTGCGGCCGATCAAGAACTTTTCGTCTTTGATAGGGATTTCCTTCCCTTCATGCGTTCCCGACAAAACCTTCAAGATAATCTGCATTGCCGTTCCTCTTTTCGCTCCCGTTTCAGCGCCCTTCAGTAGGTCCACGCCACCAAAATCGTTTCAGCGACCCGACCTATGAACGTCCATTCTACACGATACACCACGCTCTATGGCCAATCGTTTTCAATCTGGGAATCGGGCGTCATCCCACTTGCACGCGATCACTTGGTCGATACCGGCCCTCAGCCTCTCGGCCAGCCATTCTCCCCAAAATCGCCATGCAAAGTCAACAATACTATTCGCGTCGGAAGGGACCGAAGCCCGTACCCAATCCGCATCGGCTCCTTTCCCCGCGTCCTCTGACTCTAACCCGGACGCATCGGAGGAGTTTCGCGTCTGATCGAACAGCCCGTGCAAGGAAGGTGTCAACGCGGAGGCCGATAAAAGAAAACTGCCGTGCTGGAGCAAGCCCGCTGCACTGCGTCTCTGCGCGCTGCCTAATATTTTATCCTGGCCGATCAAGACATCCACAGGCGACCTGCGCATAAAGCAGAGAAAAGGCTCCGCCTGGGAAACTTTTCTCGTTCCAGCAGCGGAACAAGTGCACTGCTCCGACAACTTGGCGTCCCACCCCATTTCCCGCAATCCATTCACGATCGCAAGGTGGGTTGACCGGTAAATCGCTTCGCTGTGCCCTTTTAGTCCAAGTTCTGGACGGGACGGAATCACCAAACTATAGGTCCATTCCAGATCGTGGAGGATCGCCCCGCCACCGGTCTTGCGCCGGACTCTCGGGGCAGTCGACCATCGTTCCTCGGCAGGGATCTCCTCTTCGTCTTGAAAATGCCCAAGCGAAAGCGTCGGACTGGACCACCGATACATTCTCAGCACGACTGGAGAATGGGACTGAAGCTCCGCGAGCATCCTATTGTCGGCGTCCATATTGAACTCCCCGGACTGAGGAGAATCCCATCGCACAATACCTCGAAGCTCTTTGGCCACAGTAACCTTTCCCGCTGGTTCGCT includes these proteins:
- a CDS encoding PmoA family protein; protein product: MLLRRSSPRSIPLLMALAFSLLSLVGFHARGQERYTIEKKAGRVDVLDQGSLVTSYHFRSGSKPILWPLIGPDAKRFSREYPMVPDSKDEEHDHPHHRSLWMTFGEINEFDLWAEGKGKGTVCQVGDPEIQAHSDRIVIRSNHLWKGGSKEVSSVSTELQGGCSDSVPTLASCESTYVIRGNGEERIIDCFYQLHAKMDLHFGDTKEGMFAIRVPEPMRADKRGGHILSSEGRVDGATWGFPAKWVDYSGKTLRDDDKTYGIAILIHPDSYRSEGRWHVRTYGLFAHNPFGVKDFPKIDNPPASDKVGGYHLESGESISFAYRVILHRNAFDKSTGDSKWQSFAKAKISELAR
- a CDS encoding lipoyl protein ligase domain-containing protein, yielding MAKELRGIVRWDSPQSGEFNMDADNRMLAELQSHSPVVLRMYRWSSPTLSLGHFQDEEEIPAEERWSTAPRVRRKTGGGAILHDLEWTYSLVIPSRPELGLKGHSEAIYRSTHLAIVNGLREMGWDAKLSEQCTCSAAGTRKVSQAEPFLCFMRRSPVDVLIGQDKILGSAQRRSAAGLLQHGSFLLSASALTPSLHGLFDQTRNSSDASGLESEDAGKGADADWVRASVPSDANSIVDFAWRFWGEWLAERLRAGIDQVIACKWDDARFPD
- a CDS encoding FHA domain-containing protein; the protein is MQIILKVLSGTHEGKEIPIKDEKFLIGRSESCQLRPKSESISRKHCAFVQKDGRLLLVDLRSRNGTFVNDKQLSPDKAKILKTGDKIRCGQLEFEVSIEVGIANSKQSEVANVKQAAERMTEQTGFDSKESFDISSWLLEADQVDRNVPTVPTEQDTRQFTMEDTTRVEASKLEEVEEKSDEEDAKPRKFEKREPIKLPKMNSGPATKNTKDAASETLKKYFGGR